One region of Armigeres subalbatus isolate Guangzhou_Male chromosome 3, GZ_Asu_2, whole genome shotgun sequence genomic DNA includes:
- the LOC134227759 gene encoding uncharacterized protein LOC134227759, which produces MLPSNQHQQQHPSSQQQQQQSAVSQAEQQHLLNAVGMSAAYTATSTSYSMSYPVVPGHHLNENNNLVMHPSYGKPAAHVAHQLPPASLITLQPVTLDGHHPSLHHVSGLGQPTHTITSLSQSGLGQQMMPSLAHASQQPPGSQMSGGMPGHSSSSISDPNGNDDGRSIRFSLLRVQFGYGFAEGVSASELILITAGVKTVGDGVNVFNRSPVPPGRTRFLI; this is translated from the coding sequence ATGTTACCAAGCAATCAACACCAGCAGCAGCATCCCTCgtcccagcagcagcagcaacagtcgGCCGTTTCCCAGGCCGAACAGCAGCACCTGCTCAACGCGGTCGGCATGAGCGCCGCCTACACCGCCACATCGACCAGCTACAGCATGAGCTACCCGGTTGTGCCCGGGCACCATCTCAACGAAAACAACAACCTGGTGATGCACCCGTCGTACGGCAAACCGGCGGCCCACGTGGCGCACCAGCTTCCACCGGCATCGCTCATCACGCTCCAGCCGGTCACCCTGGACGGTCACCATCCGTCCCTGCACCATGTGTCCGGACTGGGACAGCCAACGCACACGATCACATCGCTGTCCCAGTCGGGACTAGGCCAGCAGATGATGCCTTCGTTGGCGCACGCTTCCCAGCAACCGCCCGGTTCGCAGATGTCCGGCGGAATGCCGGGTCACTCGTCATCCTCGATTAGCGACCCGAACGGTAACGACGATGGTAGGTCTATCCGGTTTTCGCTGTTGCGGGTGCAATTTGGATATGGTTTTGCGGAGGGCGTAAGTGCGAGCGAACTCATTCTCATTACAGCAGGTGTCAAGACCGTAGGCGATGGGGTTAACGTGTTCAACAGAAGTCCTGTTCCACCCGGTAGAACTCGGTTTTTGATATGA